A part of Vibrio sp. B1FLJ16 genomic DNA contains:
- a CDS encoding long-chain fatty acid--CoA ligase: MMNLAAALQRNAASKPDKTALICGDLEISYSQFDAIAGKIATSLINSGVKPGDRVALSCPNLPFFAFIYFAIQKAGAVAVPLNVLLKAREIKYHLEDSDAKFYFCFEGTPELPMAKEGVKAFKEVESCENMVVMTMSQTEMEWGSVPTLNSFIRDVEPLADYVPRNADDTCVVLYTSGTTGMPKGAELSQQNIVMNALVGQNIMAAQADDVHLVTLPLFHTFGQTVHLNASVLSGATLVLVPRFEPKLILELIEKHKVTIFAGVPTMYIGILHAEHDYDISSLRVAVSGGSSLPTEVFRAFEEKFNIPILEGYGLSETSPIACFNHLDQERVPGSVGQPVQGVEVKLVDLEGNPVPVGEEGEIIVRGHNVMKGYLGRPEVTEAVLKNDWFYTGDVGRFDEAGNLYIVDRIKDLIIRGGFNVYPREIEEVFMTHPAVAMVAVIGIPHQEYGEEIKAYVVLKPSQDIEAAELQKWGREQLAAFKYPRFVEIREQLPMSATGKILKRELKAELKVA, translated from the coding sequence ATGATGAATCTTGCTGCTGCACTGCAGCGAAATGCTGCCAGTAAGCCTGATAAGACAGCGTTGATATGCGGTGATTTGGAAATTTCTTATTCTCAATTTGATGCAATCGCAGGCAAAATTGCGACGTCTTTGATCAACAGCGGTGTTAAGCCGGGTGATCGAGTAGCATTGTCTTGTCCTAATCTTCCTTTCTTTGCGTTCATTTATTTCGCAATTCAGAAGGCTGGCGCAGTTGCCGTACCGCTGAACGTGCTTTTAAAAGCAAGAGAAATCAAGTATCACCTAGAAGACTCAGATGCTAAATTTTACTTCTGCTTTGAAGGTACGCCAGAGCTGCCGATGGCGAAAGAAGGTGTGAAAGCTTTTAAGGAAGTTGAGTCGTGTGAAAACATGGTTGTGATGACTATGTCGCAAACGGAAATGGAGTGGGGTAGTGTACCTACTCTTAATAGCTTTATTCGCGATGTTGAGCCTCTTGCTGATTACGTACCACGTAACGCAGATGACACTTGTGTTGTACTGTATACGTCTGGTACGACAGGAATGCCAAAGGGTGCTGAACTATCGCAACAAAATATCGTTATGAACGCGCTTGTCGGGCAAAACATTATGGCGGCTCAAGCTGACGATGTTCATTTGGTGACGTTGCCTTTGTTCCACACTTTTGGTCAGACTGTTCACCTAAATGCAAGTGTTTTGAGCGGTGCGACTCTAGTGTTAGTACCTAGATTCGAGCCGAAGCTTATTCTTGAATTGATTGAAAAACACAAAGTGACTATTTTTGCTGGTGTACCAACGATGTACATCGGTATTCTACATGCAGAACATGATTACGATATTTCTTCTCTTCGAGTTGCGGTAAGCGGCGGATCGTCTTTGCCGACGGAAGTGTTCCGTGCGTTTGAAGAGAAATTTAACATCCCGATTTTGGAAGGTTACGGCTTGTCTGAAACCAGTCCTATCGCCTGCTTTAACCACCTGGATCAAGAGCGAGTTCCTGGCTCGGTTGGTCAGCCAGTTCAAGGCGTCGAAGTTAAACTTGTCGACCTTGAAGGGAATCCTGTACCAGTTGGGGAAGAGGGAGAAATCATTGTGCGTGGTCACAATGTGATGAAAGGCTACTTGGGTCGTCCTGAAGTGACAGAAGCTGTATTGAAAAATGACTGGTTCTATACAGGTGATGTTGGCCGCTTCGATGAAGCAGGTAACTTATATATTGTGGATCGAATTAAAGACCTGATTATCCGTGGTGGCTTTAACGTTTACCCACGTGAGATTGAAGAAGTATTCATGACACACCCTGCAGTCGCGATGGTTGCGGTGATTGGTATCCCGCATCAAGAATATGGTGAAGAAATCAAAGCATACGTTGTGCTTAAACCAAGCCAAGACATTGAAGCCGCAGAGCTTCAAAAGTGGGGACGTGAACAGTTAGCTGCCTTTAAGTACCCGCGTTTTGTGGAAATTCGCGAACAGTTGCCGATGAGTGCTACCGGCAAGATTCTGAAGCGTGAGCTGAAAGCAGAACTCAAAGTCGCTTAA